The following proteins are co-located in the Ketogulonicigenium robustum genome:
- a CDS encoding PQQ-binding-like beta-propeller repeat protein, with product MKSSFLLRASAAIVPMVVAAGAAQAADGFFTAEQVANGKELYDARCSVCHAQSIRDSYANSSATAALIVESIVSNGMPLDNPGGLPAQDYVDIAGYILNHNGMALGDEVLAGSAAVQVAAIGADPADIANVVLEEVVDDTPQREYSPVTSEMILDPNPAEWLQWRRTVDNQGHSPLDLINRDTVGDLELAWAYPMGVPGLQEVAPIVHDGIMFLATNQNNVMAVDAVTGDTIWMYTHQRPEFEGAYHSRQAERQKNSVALWDDSVILTTVDGKLISLNALTGQKEWEFQVMDWEKGYSYTAGPLIADGKIFTGTSGCSIAGTNGGCYITAHNADTGEEIWRFNTIDDPNNPLVDESWGGVPAENRWGATPWATASYDAELNMVYYGTGMPIPYSEHTRGTGEGSALYTNSTLALDADTGELKWYYQHMPRDNYDLDSPFERIIIEEEIDGEMRKLVVSTPGKNGITFALDAATGEFVWSKETIYQNVIDSIDQETGEITLNLDTIPSEIGEEKLFCPTFNGGRLWQATAYSPDTGMFYLPAANLCQTITPLAFEMAASGETMGMANTGPQQLAPGHDNVGSLFALNVVDGSDAFEVEQPARFSSSVLATGGGLIFVGDANRWVYAMNDETGEVLWSQRLHAPIGGYPMTYEIDGVQYVAIPAGQSATTQVALTPGMSLPPITGANMLYIFRLPS from the coding sequence GTGAAATCTTCATTCCTTTTGCGTGCCAGCGCTGCCATCGTGCCGATGGTTGTTGCCGCCGGCGCTGCGCAAGCGGCAGATGGTTTCTTTACCGCCGAGCAGGTTGCAAACGGTAAAGAACTGTATGACGCACGCTGCAGCGTCTGCCACGCCCAAAGCATTCGTGACAGCTACGCGAACTCCAGCGCGACTGCTGCCCTTATTGTTGAATCGATCGTCTCGAACGGTATGCCGCTGGATAACCCCGGTGGTCTGCCCGCGCAGGACTATGTCGATATTGCCGGCTACATTCTGAACCACAACGGCATGGCCCTGGGCGATGAAGTTCTGGCCGGTTCGGCAGCGGTGCAAGTTGCCGCCATTGGTGCCGACCCCGCAGACATCGCCAATGTCGTTCTGGAAGAAGTCGTCGACGACACGCCCCAGCGCGAATACTCGCCCGTCACGTCGGAAATGATCCTGGATCCGAACCCGGCTGAATGGCTGCAATGGCGCCGCACGGTCGACAACCAAGGTCACAGCCCGCTGGACCTGATCAACCGTGACACGGTTGGCGATCTGGAACTGGCTTGGGCCTACCCGATGGGCGTCCCCGGCCTGCAGGAAGTGGCCCCGATCGTTCACGACGGCATCATGTTCCTTGCGACGAACCAGAACAACGTGATGGCTGTCGATGCCGTCACCGGTGACACCATTTGGATGTACACCCACCAGCGCCCCGAATTCGAAGGCGCCTACCACAGCCGCCAAGCCGAACGTCAAAAGAACTCGGTCGCCCTTTGGGACGACAGCGTCATTCTGACGACGGTTGACGGCAAGCTGATCTCGCTGAACGCCCTGACCGGTCAAAAGGAATGGGAATTCCAGGTCATGGATTGGGAAAAAGGCTACAGCTACACGGCTGGCCCTCTGATCGCTGACGGCAAGATCTTCACTGGCACCTCGGGCTGCTCGATCGCGGGCACCAACGGCGGCTGCTACATCACCGCCCACAACGCCGACACCGGCGAAGAAATCTGGCGCTTCAACACCATCGACGATCCGAACAACCCGCTGGTTGACGAATCGTGGGGTGGCGTTCCGGCTGAAAACCGTTGGGGTGCGACGCCGTGGGCGACCGCGTCCTACGATGCCGAGCTGAACATGGTCTACTACGGTACCGGCATGCCGATCCCGTATTCGGAACATACCCGTGGTACCGGCGAGGGTTCGGCCCTCTACACCAACTCGACCCTGGCGCTGGACGCCGACACGGGCGAGCTGAAGTGGTACTACCAGCACATGCCGCGCGACAACTACGATCTCGACTCGCCGTTTGAGCGGATCATCATCGAAGAAGAAATCGATGGCGAAATGCGCAAGCTGGTCGTCTCGACCCCCGGCAAGAACGGCATCACCTTCGCGCTGGACGCGGCAACGGGTGAATTCGTTTGGTCGAAGGAAACGATCTACCAGAACGTCATCGACAGCATCGACCAAGAAACCGGCGAGATCACGCTGAACCTCGACACCATTCCGAGCGAAATCGGTGAAGAAAAGCTGTTCTGCCCGACCTTCAACGGTGGCCGTCTGTGGCAGGCAACTGCTTACAGCCCCGACACCGGCATGTTCTACCTGCCGGCTGCGAACCTGTGCCAAACCATCACCCCGCTGGCCTTTGAAATGGCCGCGTCGGGCGAGACCATGGGCATGGCCAACACCGGCCCGCAACAGCTGGCCCCCGGCCACGACAACGTCGGTTCGCTGTTCGCCCTGAACGTGGTTGACGGTTCGGACGCCTTCGAAGTCGAGCAGCCCGCTCGCTTCTCGTCGTCGGTTCTGGCAACTGGTGGCGGCCTGATCTTCGTTGGCGATGCCAACCGTTGGGTCTACGCGATGAACGACGAAACCGGTGAAGTCCTCTGGAGCCAGCGTCTGCATGCTCCGATCGGTGGCTACCCGATGACCTACGAAATCGACGGCGTGCAATACGTCGCCATTCCGGCAGGCCAATCGGCAACCACCCAAGTGGCCCTGACCCCGGGTATGAGCCTGCCGCCGATCACCGGCGCCAACATGCTCTACATTTTCCGTCTGCCGTCGTAA
- a CDS encoding ABC transporter ATP-binding protein has protein sequence MTGRSQLFTLDAVTVEFGRNVALDRVSLQIAQGEWFSILGRNGAGKSTLIKVLASLLRPDFGKAFFHFQGKMRPVGRARQHLGFVPQSGSLDARLSVLENLLFAAALQGLRGPRRKAAIDAALTQFEPLADRIVGTLSTGQKRRVEVARALLHEPAVLILDEATAGIDAHSRQQIWDQIAARRNAQNVSVIMTSHFIEEVAQSERACIMHGGKLHGIWQTDALLDKFGGQHYRITPTDSAARAALLVALHDATLDAATGDVLLTTTSAAPADLAAIARYGAKVAAGRAPLERAIISATEGVNPGVSA, from the coding sequence ATGACGGGTCGCAGCCAATTGTTCACGCTGGATGCGGTCACGGTAGAGTTTGGCCGGAACGTCGCACTTGATCGGGTGTCTTTGCAGATCGCGCAGGGCGAATGGTTCAGCATTTTGGGGCGCAACGGGGCGGGCAAAAGCACATTGATCAAGGTGCTGGCCAGTTTACTGCGGCCAGACTTCGGCAAAGCGTTCTTCCATTTTCAGGGCAAAATGCGCCCCGTGGGCCGCGCGCGGCAGCATCTGGGATTCGTACCGCAATCGGGCAGCCTTGATGCCCGCCTGAGCGTTTTGGAGAACCTGCTGTTCGCCGCAGCACTGCAAGGGCTGCGCGGGCCGCGCCGCAAAGCCGCAATTGATGCGGCGCTGACGCAGTTTGAACCGCTGGCCGACCGCATCGTCGGCACCCTATCCACAGGGCAAAAGCGGCGCGTCGAAGTCGCCCGCGCCCTGCTGCACGAGCCGGCAGTGCTGATCCTTGACGAGGCGACCGCAGGGATTGATGCACATTCGCGTCAACAGATCTGGGATCAAATCGCGGCGCGGCGTAATGCCCAGAACGTAAGCGTCATTATGACATCCCACTTCATCGAGGAAGTCGCCCAAAGCGAACGCGCCTGCATCATGCACGGGGGCAAGTTGCACGGCATTTGGCAGACCGATGCGCTGTTGGACAAATTTGGTGGGCAGCACTACCGCATCACACCGACAGATTCGGCCGCGCGCGCCGCACTTCTGGTCGCCCTGCACGATGCCACGTTGGACGCCGCCACAGGCGACGTGCTGCTAACCACGACCAGCGCCGCCCCTGCCGACCTTGCCGCAATCGCGCGCTATGGCGCCAAGGTCGCCGCTGGCCGCGCCCCGCTGGAGCGGGCGATCATCAGCGCGACCGAAGGCGTAAACCCGGGGGTATCGGCATGA
- a CDS encoding ABC transporter permease, translating into MIDTLQAIHAIWKRDVQKFLRDRALLVGCISRPLLWVVIMGIGLGPYFRAESFGQIRFAVPYTYLQFIFPAVISLNIMFGAMQAAMTVIADREYGFAQHLATSPRARGTIMFAKALGSTTIATLQGAIVLLLAPIVDVSLTATQVLTGLGAMAAFAFAMSCFAIFLATRTSSFEGFGLFSNAVLLPLYFTSNAMFPIDPALGAAQAKALYPEWMVILVSMNPITYVNDLLRGIFIGFHSFSLKGSAVMIAICAAIFFGLALLRFLRIQKV; encoded by the coding sequence ATGATCGACACCTTGCAGGCCATCCACGCCATCTGGAAGCGCGACGTCCAGAAATTCCTGCGTGACCGCGCGCTGCTGGTGGGGTGCATCAGCCGGCCCTTGCTGTGGGTCGTCATCATGGGCATCGGCCTTGGGCCCTACTTTCGCGCCGAAAGCTTTGGGCAGATCCGCTTTGCCGTGCCTTATACCTACCTGCAGTTCATCTTTCCCGCGGTTATCTCGCTGAATATTATGTTCGGCGCCATGCAAGCCGCGATGACGGTAATTGCCGACCGCGAATACGGCTTTGCCCAGCATCTGGCTACCAGCCCGCGCGCGCGCGGCACCATCATGTTCGCCAAAGCATTGGGCAGCACGACAATCGCCACATTGCAAGGCGCAATCGTGCTGCTGCTGGCGCCGATTGTCGATGTATCGCTGACGGCAACGCAGGTGCTGACGGGCCTTGGCGCAATGGCGGCCTTCGCCTTCGCGATGAGCTGCTTTGCCATTTTTCTTGCCACGCGTACGAGCAGCTTTGAAGGCTTCGGCCTGTTTTCGAATGCCGTGCTACTACCGCTGTATTTCACATCGAACGCCATGTTTCCCATCGACCCAGCGCTGGGGGCGGCGCAGGCCAAGGCCCTCTACCCCGAATGGATGGTCATTCTGGTGTCGATGAATCCGATCACCTACGTGAACGACCTGCTGCGCGGCATCTTCATCGGCTTTCACAGCTTCAGCCTGAAAGGCAGCGCGGTGATGATCGCGATTTGTGCGGCGATATTCTTTGGCTTGGCGCTGCTGCGCTTTTTGCGCATTCAAAAGGTGTAG
- a CDS encoding DUF3553 domain-containing protein encodes MADLNAMLAPGMIVRHPDHPEWGDGQVQSNIGGKITVNFRETGKQVIDGARIFLVLVSF; translated from the coding sequence ATGGCCGATTTGAACGCAATGCTGGCACCCGGAATGATCGTGCGCCACCCCGACCACCCTGAATGGGGCGATGGCCAAGTGCAATCGAACATTGGCGGCAAAATCACCGTGAATTTCCGCGAAACGGGCAAACAGGTCATCGACGGCGCGCGGATCTTTCTGGTGCTGGTGTCATTCTGA
- a CDS encoding transporter substrate-binding domain-containing protein, whose amino-acid sequence MRALLAAALTIAPAIFPVAASAQLMEQVANPQLMNPNILPSGSQLRICHQNGLVTADLDIAIAREIAARLFLEIEVNVLPSGYGVGGEFAAADLLVNLSAQCDAIFGMGIGANIYPAEFTVTQPYVAHSFTYLATNPDYQRLTDIPAGLRVGVEMASYGSFVFRQFNSLRPESERLGFLPYADHTLMLTRLQDETLAAVSIYAPFWRAGADTPVYQGVHELQRMPELAARVNTGALLLSQNTFMRGELDAAIADLLADGTVARLIEELGYDAYGTTVAQ is encoded by the coding sequence ATGCGTGCCTTGCTTGCCGCCGCCCTGACTATCGCCCCTGCCATTTTTCCGGTCGCCGCATCTGCGCAGCTGATGGAACAGGTGGCAAATCCCCAGCTGATGAACCCCAACATTTTGCCGTCGGGCAGCCAGCTGCGTATTTGCCATCAGAACGGGCTCGTCACCGCCGACCTCGACATAGCCATCGCGCGCGAAATCGCTGCGCGGCTGTTTCTGGAAATTGAAGTGAACGTCCTGCCGTCGGGCTATGGCGTCGGAGGCGAATTTGCCGCTGCCGATCTGCTGGTAAACCTCAGCGCGCAGTGTGACGCGATCTTCGGCATGGGGATTGGGGCGAATATTTATCCGGCCGAATTCACAGTGACGCAGCCCTACGTGGCCCACAGCTTCACCTATCTTGCGACCAACCCCGATTATCAGCGCCTGACCGACATTCCCGCAGGGCTGCGTGTCGGGGTCGAGATGGCGTCCTATGGCTCGTTCGTCTTCCGCCAATTCAACAGCCTGCGCCCCGAATCCGAACGACTGGGCTTTCTGCCTTACGCCGACCACACGTTGATGCTGACGCGCCTGCAAGACGAGACGCTGGCCGCAGTCAGCATTTACGCGCCGTTCTGGCGGGCAGGGGCCGATACGCCCGTCTACCAAGGCGTGCACGAGCTGCAGCGCATGCCCGAACTTGCCGCGCGGGTGAATACCGGCGCGCTGCTCCTCAGCCAGAACACCTTCATGCGCGGTGAACTGGATGCTGCGATCGCCGATCTTCTGGCCGACGGGACTGTCGCCCGGCTGATCGAAGAACTGGGCTACGACGCCTACGGCACCACGGTTGCGCAGTAA
- a CDS encoding pore-forming ESAT-6 family protein — MFNIRTAVVAAVACMGATAAFAQAPAMPTQDDMIAASKNQLGILEYCQGKGFVEQDVVDIQNRLMAALPPSETPDVAEAAYQQGLEGKVSAMGTEVSIADAATAQGTTEEAFCGQISDLVKQLGASLPAQ; from the coding sequence GTGTTCAACATTCGTACTGCTGTTGTTGCTGCCGTTGCCTGCATGGGCGCCACCGCAGCTTTCGCCCAAGCCCCCGCCATGCCGACGCAAGATGACATGATCGCCGCGTCGAAGAACCAGCTTGGCATTCTGGAATACTGCCAAGGCAAGGGCTTTGTCGAACAGGATGTGGTTGATATTCAAAACCGCCTGATGGCTGCGCTGCCCCCGTCGGAAACCCCCGACGTTGCCGAGGCTGCCTACCAACAAGGCCTGGAAGGCAAGGTTTCGGCCATGGGCACCGAGGTGAGCATCGCCGATGCTGCGACCGCGCAGGGCACCACCGAAGAGGCTTTCTGTGGTCAGATCAGCGATCTGGTCAAGCAACTGGGCGCTTCGCTGCCGGCCCAATAA
- the tig gene encoding trigger factor has product MQVTETLNEGLKRGYAITVTAAELDAKVREKLEEAAPEIEMKGFRKGKVPFALLKKQFGPRLLGEAMQEAVDGAINSHLEASGDRPAMQPEVKMTNENWEEGQDVEVSMTYEKLPQVPEVDLSGVEITRLTVKADEASIEEALTNLAETSKQFEDRRKGSKAKDGDQVVIDFVGKVDGEAFEGGSAEDYPLVLGSNSFIPGFEEGLVGVKVDDVKDVEVTFPENYGAAHLAGKAAVFTCTVKAVKEPKAAELNDELAKQFGAEDLAGLKTQIATSLEGEFAGAARAVAKRALLDKLDTLVSFELPESLVEAEAGQIAHQLYHEEHPDDHNHSHGAIETTDEHRKLAVRRVKLGLLLAELGQKNEIKVTDSELTQAILNQARQYRGQERQFFEFVQQNAAARQQIQAPIFEDKVVDFIFSQVKVDEKDATKDELQAAVEALDVE; this is encoded by the coding sequence ATGCAGGTCACCGAGACCCTCAACGAAGGACTGAAGCGCGGCTACGCCATCACGGTGACCGCTGCAGAACTGGACGCGAAGGTCCGCGAGAAGCTGGAAGAAGCCGCCCCCGAGATCGAGATGAAGGGCTTCCGTAAGGGTAAGGTGCCCTTCGCGCTGCTGAAAAAGCAGTTCGGCCCGCGCCTGCTGGGCGAAGCCATGCAAGAGGCCGTCGATGGCGCGATCAACAGCCATCTGGAAGCCTCGGGCGACCGCCCCGCGATGCAACCCGAAGTGAAAATGACCAATGAAAATTGGGAAGAAGGTCAAGACGTCGAAGTGTCGATGACCTATGAAAAGCTGCCGCAAGTGCCGGAAGTCGACCTGTCGGGCGTTGAAATCACCCGTCTGACCGTCAAAGCCGACGAGGCGTCGATCGAAGAAGCGCTGACCAACCTGGCCGAGACGTCGAAGCAATTCGAAGACCGCCGCAAGGGGTCGAAGGCCAAAGACGGCGACCAAGTCGTGATCGACTTCGTCGGCAAGGTCGATGGCGAAGCTTTTGAAGGCGGTTCGGCTGAAGACTACCCGCTGGTTCTGGGCTCGAACTCGTTCATCCCCGGCTTCGAAGAAGGTCTGGTCGGCGTGAAGGTTGACGACGTCAAAGACGTCGAAGTGACCTTCCCCGAAAACTACGGCGCGGCCCATCTGGCTGGCAAAGCCGCTGTTTTCACCTGCACCGTCAAAGCCGTGAAAGAGCCGAAAGCCGCCGAGCTGAACGACGAGCTGGCCAAGCAATTCGGTGCCGAAGATCTGGCCGGTCTGAAGACGCAAATCGCGACTTCGCTGGAAGGTGAGTTCGCTGGTGCCGCCCGTGCAGTTGCCAAGCGCGCCCTGCTGGACAAGCTGGACACGCTGGTCTCGTTCGAGCTGCCCGAGTCGCTGGTCGAAGCTGAAGCTGGCCAAATCGCGCACCAGCTGTACCACGAAGAGCACCCCGACGATCACAACCACAGCCACGGCGCCATCGAGACCACCGACGAGCACCGCAAGCTGGCTGTGCGCCGCGTGAAGCTGGGCCTGCTGCTGGCCGAGCTGGGGCAGAAGAACGAGATCAAGGTCACTGATTCCGAGCTGACCCAAGCGATCCTGAACCAAGCCCGTCAATACCGCGGTCAAGAGCGTCAGTTCTTTGAATTCGTGCAACAGAACGCTGCTGCCCGTCAGCAGATCCAAGCACCGATCTTCGAAGACAAAGTCGTCGACTTCATCTTCAGCCAAGTCAAGGTTGACGAAAAAGACGCGACCAAGGACGAGCTGCAAGCCGCTGTCGAGGCACTGGACGTCGAATAA
- a CDS encoding histidine phosphotransferase family protein — protein MQADLTALITSRISHDLFNPLGAISNGVELLGLVSPSPELDLISDSVKSATARLQMLRIAFGPAGSGEISVRDWTGILAGLAAGGRSKYTHAGTKPLPRNEAKVLALLALCCDSSLPYGGEVSFTPRTGGGWAVRATGREVRFNANLWACATGLSPREPIEPAQVQFLLVPTATTAIGRTLMITNTATTLDLQV, from the coding sequence ATGCAAGCCGATCTGACAGCGCTTATTACATCGCGCATCAGCCACGACCTGTTCAACCCCTTGGGCGCCATCAGCAACGGGGTCGAGTTGCTGGGCCTCGTATCCCCCTCGCCCGAGTTGGACCTGATCAGCGATAGCGTGAAAAGCGCAACCGCGCGGCTGCAGATGCTGCGCATCGCATTCGGCCCTGCGGGAAGTGGCGAGATTTCCGTACGCGATTGGACGGGCATTCTGGCAGGGCTGGCAGCAGGCGGGCGCAGCAAATACACGCACGCCGGCACGAAGCCCCTGCCGCGTAACGAGGCAAAGGTTTTGGCTTTGCTGGCGCTGTGCTGCGATAGCAGCCTGCCCTATGGCGGCGAAGTCAGCTTTACGCCTCGCACAGGCGGCGGGTGGGCCGTGCGCGCGACGGGGCGCGAAGTGCGCTTCAACGCCAACCTTTGGGCCTGCGCTACGGGGTTGTCTCCGCGCGAGCCGATTGAACCCGCGCAGGTTCAGTTCCTGTTGGTGCCCACGGCGACCACAGCCATCGGACGCACATTGATGATCACCAACACCGCGACGACGCTAGACCTGCAGGTCTAG
- a CDS encoding substrate-binding periplasmic protein — protein MGFLRRHARDMGMIALVLGLFSAVNLLPPDTALQQVQKQGVLRVCTPQSYPPFVTGTAAAPGIEIELLQSVAARLGVRAAFNTNAAIGRDMNPAAWKLNRASCSIIIGGLVDSTTMRTFLDMSAPYLQSGWVSLVRDPAQTVEGARVGVFVGSLGRDRLELSRALRENGAATIVGQPQLAGAIAALRQGQLDMVVTDAILAAGLGDQPDLTVSLVPNVRRDSIAMGFWKGDLTLKRAISAALRDMQDSGEIDAIAERYGYAPLPEDAT, from the coding sequence ATGGGCTTTCTTCGCCGCCACGCACGCGACATGGGCATGATCGCATTGGTTCTGGGGCTGTTTTCGGCGGTCAACCTGCTGCCGCCCGACACCGCGCTGCAGCAGGTTCAGAAACAGGGCGTGCTGCGCGTCTGCACGCCGCAAAGCTACCCACCCTTCGTGACCGGCACAGCCGCCGCGCCGGGGATCGAGATCGAATTGTTGCAATCCGTCGCCGCGCGGTTGGGCGTGCGCGCCGCGTTCAACACCAACGCCGCCATCGGCCGCGACATGAACCCCGCCGCGTGGAAGTTGAACCGCGCCAGTTGCAGCATCATCATCGGCGGGCTGGTCGACAGCACGACCATGCGCACCTTTTTGGATATGAGCGCCCCCTATCTGCAAAGCGGCTGGGTCAGCCTTGTGCGCGACCCCGCGCAAACAGTGGAAGGTGCCCGTGTGGGCGTCTTCGTCGGTTCGCTGGGGCGCGACCGGCTAGAGCTCAGCCGCGCGCTGCGCGAAAATGGCGCGGCGACCATCGTCGGGCAGCCCCAACTGGCAGGCGCTATCGCCGCGCTGCGACAGGGCCAGCTGGACATGGTGGTGACCGACGCGATTCTGGCCGCGGGCCTTGGCGATCAGCCCGACCTGACAGTCTCGCTTGTCCCCAATGTGCGCCGCGATTCCATCGCGATGGGGTTCTGGAAAGGCGATCTGACCCTGAAACGCGCGATCAGCGCCGCCCTTCGCGACATGCAGGACAGCGGCGAGATTGATGCAATCGCCGAGCGCTACGGCTACGCGCCCCTGCCCGAGGACGCCACATGA
- a CDS encoding peptidase M50, whose translation MINPFTFYSQSPQTIAYAVLVGVVTVTLHSWILAALTWLAGDRGPRQDGRLTLSPTRAASPISLLSITFTQIGWIRPMQITPRALRGGAVSLLPLLLISLALLALFAQSLMHLRPLIAHTFPGAMPAYVTMALIDAFRRTVFWYVAFNLLPIPPFLMGHLWLWRGQPIWMKSAPIGRCIALIAFVTLVTVTVSYRANLIQIELALLR comes from the coding sequence ATGATCAACCCCTTTACCTTCTACAGCCAAAGCCCGCAGACCATCGCATATGCGGTGCTGGTCGGTGTCGTCACTGTGACCCTGCACAGCTGGATCCTTGCGGCGCTGACATGGTTGGCCGGCGATCGCGGACCCCGCCAAGATGGCCGACTGACACTTTCACCAACACGCGCCGCCAGCCCGATCAGCCTGCTTTCCATCACCTTTACCCAGATCGGCTGGATACGGCCCATGCAGATCACCCCCCGCGCATTGCGGGGCGGCGCAGTATCGCTGCTGCCGCTATTACTCATCAGCTTGGCGCTGCTGGCGCTGTTTGCGCAGTCGCTGATGCACCTGCGCCCCCTCATCGCGCACACGTTCCCCGGCGCGATGCCCGCCTATGTCACCATGGCGTTAATCGACGCATTCCGCCGCACTGTTTTTTGGTATGTCGCCTTCAACCTGCTGCCCATCCCGCCGTTCCTAATGGGCCACCTGTGGTTGTGGCGCGGCCAGCCGATCTGGATGAAATCCGCCCCCATAGGCCGATGTATCGCGTTGATCGCCTTCGTCACGCTTGTGACGGTGACTGTCAGCTATCGGGCCAATCTGATCCAGATCGAGCTGGCGCTGCTGCGCTAA
- a CDS encoding bifunctional 2',3'-cyclic-nucleotide 2'-phosphodiesterase/3'-nucleotidase, whose protein sequence is MPIHLSRRHFLAASGAAMATLHPYSLRAASNQAHLRIMETTDLHVHVFPYDYYADRPVDTLGLSRTASLIEGIRSEATNSILFDNGDLLQGNPMGDYIAYERGMEPGQTHPVINAMNTLDYACGTLGNHEFNYGLPFLANALEGAAFPLVCANVAVKLGATPLQDETLIAPYVILDREITLGDGSVKPIKLGVIGFVPPQIAAWDRAHLEGKVVVREIVEAAAAYVPQMKAEGADVIIALCHSGIGEAEAVADQENAAIPLAATPGIDVVLMGHAHRVFPGTDYEGTEGVDTVAGTVSGKPAVMPGFWGSHMGLVDLMLEHDGTAWKIAGASVEARPIWIRDADNKVVPTVGDVAVVQAAAQTEHDATLAYVRRAVGQTSAPLYSYFALVADDPSVQIVSQAQLWYVAQLLQGTEYESLPLLSAAAPFKAGGRSGPDYYTDVPAGDIAIKNVADLYLYPNTVQAVLVDGTQLKNWLERSAGMFNQIEAGAQDAPLLNPTFPSYNFDVIDGVTYQIDLTQPAMFETDGTVANPDANRIINLQYNGAPVTADQKFVIATNNYRAGGGGSFPGADGSTRVLIAPDTNRDALVRYIVEEGTINPTADGNWSFAPLPDTTVTFETGPKAVDYVDQVQTIAIEHVGDGENGFALFRIAL, encoded by the coding sequence ATGCCCATTCATCTTTCCCGTCGCCATTTTCTGGCCGCGTCAGGCGCCGCTATGGCGACTTTGCACCCCTATTCGCTGCGGGCGGCCAGTAATCAGGCCCACTTGCGCATCATGGAGACGACCGACCTGCATGTCCACGTCTTCCCCTATGACTATTACGCCGACCGCCCCGTCGACACGCTGGGCCTGTCGCGCACGGCCAGCCTGATCGAAGGGATTCGTTCCGAGGCAACCAACAGCATCCTGTTCGACAATGGCGATTTGCTGCAGGGCAACCCGATGGGCGACTACATCGCCTATGAACGCGGGATGGAGCCCGGCCAGACCCACCCCGTCATCAACGCTATGAACACGTTGGACTATGCCTGCGGAACGCTGGGCAACCATGAATTCAACTACGGCCTGCCCTTCTTGGCCAATGCGCTGGAAGGCGCGGCCTTCCCGCTGGTCTGCGCGAACGTCGCCGTCAAGCTGGGCGCAACCCCGCTGCAAGACGAGACCCTGATCGCCCCCTACGTGATACTCGATCGCGAGATTACGTTGGGTGATGGGTCGGTGAAGCCGATCAAGCTGGGTGTCATCGGCTTTGTCCCGCCGCAGATCGCCGCATGGGACCGTGCGCATCTGGAAGGCAAAGTCGTCGTGCGCGAAATTGTCGAAGCCGCCGCGGCCTATGTGCCGCAAATGAAGGCCGAAGGTGCGGATGTCATCATCGCCCTGTGCCATTCGGGCATTGGCGAGGCCGAGGCCGTCGCAGACCAAGAAAACGCTGCAATCCCGCTGGCAGCCACGCCGGGCATTGATGTGGTGTTGATGGGCCACGCCCACCGCGTTTTCCCCGGCACCGATTACGAGGGGACCGAGGGCGTTGATACCGTCGCAGGGACTGTCAGCGGCAAGCCCGCCGTGATGCCGGGGTTCTGGGGCAGCCATATGGGGCTGGTCGATCTGATGCTGGAACACGACGGCACCGCATGGAAAATCGCCGGTGCCAGCGTCGAGGCCCGCCCGATCTGGATCCGCGATGCCGACAATAAGGTTGTTCCGACCGTCGGCGACGTCGCCGTCGTCCAGGCCGCAGCGCAAACTGAACACGACGCCACGCTCGCCTATGTGCGCCGCGCCGTCGGGCAGACCAGCGCACCGCTTTACAGCTACTTCGCCTTGGTCGCGGATGACCCCTCGGTGCAGATCGTATCACAGGCGCAGCTTTGGTATGTCGCGCAACTGCTGCAGGGTACCGAGTACGAGTCGCTGCCGCTTTTGTCCGCCGCCGCGCCCTTCAAGGCCGGCGGGCGCAGCGGGCCGGACTATTATACCGACGTGCCCGCAGGCGATATCGCGATCAAGAACGTCGCCGACCTCTACCTCTACCCGAACACGGTGCAGGCCGTTCTGGTGGATGGGACACAGTTGAAAAACTGGCTGGAACGTTCGGCAGGCATGTTCAACCAGATCGAAGCAGGTGCGCAGGACGCGCCGCTGCTGAACCCCACCTTCCCCAGCTACAACTTCGACGTGATCGACGGGGTAACCTATCAGATCGACCTGACACAGCCCGCGATGTTCGAAACCGACGGGACAGTTGCAAACCCCGATGCCAACCGCATCATCAACCTGCAATATAACGGCGCCCCCGTGACGGCTGACCAAAAGTTCGTCATCGCGACCAACAACTACCGCGCGGGCGGCGGCGGCAGCTTCCCCGGTGCCGATGGCAGCACGCGGGTGTTGATTGCGCCCGATACCAACCGCGATGCGCTGGTGCGCTATATTGTCGAGGAAGGCACCATCAACCCGACCGCTGACGGGAATTGGAGCTTCGCCCCCCTGCCCGATACGACCGTGACATTCGAGACCGGCCCCAAAGCCGTCGACTATGTCGATCAGGTGCAGACGATTGCCATAGAACATGTCGGCGACGGTGAAAACGGCTTCGCGCTGTTCCGCATCGCACTGTAA